One Lacunisphaera limnophila DNA window includes the following coding sequences:
- a CDS encoding acetolactate synthase, producing the protein MSDTAAPVAAEPVKQFSVFIENRVGRLHDLVALLAQHNIHLMAMTTIDQTDTALDRMIVDDPDRARELMAANNFFFTECDVLAVEFRDESQLKDVLNALITVECNIHYAYAFLVRPKGRSALAMSVEDLDLAASALNTRGFKVLSQRDISR; encoded by the coding sequence ATGTCCGATACCGCCGCACCCGTCGCCGCCGAGCCCGTCAAACAATTCTCCGTGTTCATCGAGAACCGGGTTGGCCGCCTGCACGACCTCGTCGCCCTGCTCGCGCAACACAACATCCACCTCATGGCGATGACCACCATCGACCAGACCGACACCGCGCTGGACCGCATGATCGTGGACGACCCCGATCGGGCCCGCGAGCTCATGGCGGCCAACAATTTCTTCTTCACGGAGTGCGATGTCCTCGCGGTGGAGTTCCGGGATGAGTCCCAGCTCAAGGACGTGCTCAACGCCCTGATCACCGTCGAGTGCAACATCCACTACGCCTATGCCTTCCTGGTGCGGCCCAAGGGCCGCTCGGCGCTCGCCATGAGCGTGGAGGACCTCGACCTCGCCGCCAGCGCGCTCAACACCCGCGGCTTCAAGGTCCTCTCGCAGCGGGATATCTCGCGCTGA